Genomic window (Salinibacterium sp. M195):
GCTTGGTTCGCACGGCATCGACGAGTTCATGAACCGCAAGCTGGTCAAGCGCCCGTAGCGTCGGGGGTTTCGCGCTCTGGGCTTCTCGCTTGGCGCGCTGAGCTACGGCTGCGTGTTTCCCGCGAGGGTGCGCGCGGCCGTAGCTCGTCGCTTCTGTCCTAGAGCCTCATAGGATTCTGCGAGTTCACGGTTCGCGCCCTGCCGAATCTCGCCATCGTCGCGAGCGTTGCGCACGACGGCGCGCAGGAGCTTCACCGCGTCCTTGTGGCGGCCTTGCCCAGCGAGAAGCCGCGCAGCGAACCGTTCGGTCATCACGGCGGATCGTGGGTCGTTGGCGGCGCGGAAGGCGTTGGCGGCTTTCTCGGCCGTAGCGATTGCGTCGCTGGCGTTGCCGAGGATCGACTGCGCGCGGGCTCTGGTCGCGAGCGCACTGGCCCAGAACCACGGTGCCTGATCCCGAAGGGTTACAGCGGCTAGCTCGTCAAGGGTTTCGAGGGCTTGTGAGTCTCCGGCGTTGGCCTGGGCCAACGCGAGATCTTGCATGACGTCAACGAAGAGTTGCGGGTTGCTCGGCGACTCTCGCAGCGTCGAAGCTGCGTTCTGTAGGTGGACGCAGGCAAGCGGAAACTGCCCGCGGGCAGCATGGATTTCGGCGGTGTCTTTATTGACGCGGGCGGAGCCTTCACGATCCGGAGACTGATCGTAGAGCGAAATCGCCATCTGCCACACGTTGAGGGCAGCGTCAGGCTGCTCGGTGGCGGAGAACGAGTGCCCCATCCATTCGAGAGTCTCTGCGCGTTGCTCTGTCGGTGCACCGATGGTTGTCTCGTGGTTATAGATCGCGCCAAGCAACTCGATAGATTCGGCATGTTCGCCGACCACCAGCAGAGTGCTTGCCAGAGCCTTGCGCGCTACCGTGTCGTCTACTCCACACTGCTGGGCCAGAGCGGCGGACGCACGAAACCGGTCAATGGCGGCGGAGTGATCGCGCGCATCCACAGCCATGCGCCCCGCTAAGAGCGTTGCCTCATACAGCAACTCAGGAAGCCCAATCGCGCCATAGAGGTAGGCAGCTCTATCGGCAGCGTGCGCCGCTTCGACTGGCTGCCGCATTCCGCTCAGGGCTTTGGCGTGAAGCGTGTGCGCCTGGGCAAAAGCGGTGCGGTTGCGTGCCGTTTCGAGAAGCGTTTCGCAGAATTGGATGGCGCTTTCCGCATCGCCATGGTGGAGAGCGATTTCGGCGAGATAGCGAGTGCCCAAGAACTGAAGCGAGCCTCGATCCTCGACCATATTGGCGAGAAGGTAGGCGACGCCGGCGAGCGAGTGAATTCGCTCGAGATCAGGGTTCTCTTGGCGAGCGAGCACTTCGGCGAAAGCGAGATTGACCTGAGCCTGCATGCGGGGCGGGAGGTCCTCCGCGTTAAGCAGTTCACGTTCGAGCGCTGCGATGTCGTACTGCTCACGGCGGCCAAAGAGTGCCAAGCCAGCACGCGCTTGGCCTGCTGCTTCGAGGGGCTTATTGAGTTCGAGGAGAAGAGCGTGACGTTCGAGCGCGACTCGTTCTGCGGCATCGATGTCGCCAACCTGAATTGCGCAGACGATGATGACCCGCAGCGCATCCAAACGAGCTGCTCCGGTGGTGGTCGATGACGCCCGAATCGCGGCCTCAAGCGCGGAAGAAAAGCTCGAAGCGGCCGCCAATTCTTCGGCGCGCAACAACCACTTTTCGCCCTCGGTTGGCGCGTCTAGCTCGGAGACATCGAAATCCATCCTGAAATTATCTCAGGCAGGGCACCTCGTGCGCGCCCCGTCTTAACGGGGCAAAACTGTGGAGGATGCCCCGATCGCTAGCCCAATTCTTCGGCGAGAGCACGGGCGGCCGCGGCATCTGAAGTGCGGCCGAGCTTATCGAGGCTCTCCGCGAGATCGAAGGCGGTGAGAGCGCGAAGGCGGTCATGGTCAGCAACCTGCTCCATTACCGACTGCAGCACGGCAACCGCTTCGTCATGGCGGTTTTCTCCGGCGAGCACCGCGGCCACGAAACGTTCGCAATTCGCACCCGCAATGGGGTCTCCGGCTGAGCGGTATTCATCAGATGCCGTGAGCGCGAGAGCGACAGCTTCCTTGGGCTTGCCGAGGCTGGCAAGCGCTCGTGCTTTGGAATCCGTGACATCGGCGTGTAGCCAGTCGGCACCGTGTTCGGTGGCGAGGGCGAGCACTTCATCGAGGGCGATCAGCCCGTCGGCGTTGCCCGCTTCGGCGTGCGCCCGCCCCGCTTGGTGCAGTACGCGCACGAGCAGGTTGAGGTTTTCGGGCGTCGCGCGCGCGTGGGTCACGGCCGTCGCGAGCAAGCTCGCTGCCGTCTCGTGGTCGTTGTATTGGGCGTGCAGGCTCGCACTATCGGCGAGGGCGCGGGCAGCGCTCTGAGTGTCGTCGGATTCGAGGTACAGCTCGACCGCTTGTTCCCAGCTGCCTGCCGCAGAACCGGGCTCGTCGGCGGCGAGATAGCCGTGA
Coding sequences:
- a CDS encoding lipopolysaccharide assembly protein LapB; its protein translation is MDFDVSELDAPTEGEKWLLRAEELAAASSFSSALEAAIRASSTTTGAARLDALRVIIVCAIQVGDIDAAERVALERHALLLELNKPLEAAGQARAGLALFGRREQYDIAALERELLNAEDLPPRMQAQVNLAFAEVLARQENPDLERIHSLAGVAYLLANMVEDRGSLQFLGTRYLAEIALHHGDAESAIQFCETLLETARNRTAFAQAHTLHAKALSGMRQPVEAAHAADRAAYLYGAIGLPELLYEATLLAGRMAVDARDHSAAIDRFRASAALAQQCGVDDTVARKALASTLLVVGEHAESIELLGAIYNHETTIGAPTEQRAETLEWMGHSFSATEQPDAALNVWQMAISLYDQSPDREGSARVNKDTAEIHAARGQFPLACVHLQNAASTLRESPSNPQLFVDVMQDLALAQANAGDSQALETLDELAAVTLRDQAPWFWASALATRARAQSILGNASDAIATAEKAANAFRAANDPRSAVMTERFAARLLAGQGRHKDAVKLLRAVVRNARDDGEIRQGANRELAESYEALGQKRRATAARTLAGNTQP